GCATCAACGAGATCCTCTGGGGACTCCGCCTTGACCTCGATCTGGAGGCGCTGCTCGCTTTCATCGCCCAGGACCTCGAAGTTGGCGGCGAAGCTTTGAGCTCGCTGCTGGATTTCATAAGGCAGCGCACGCTCATCCAGCTCAAGGAAAAAGAATACGGCCACGAACTGATCGAACTGGCGCTCTCCGTGACAGGATCCCGTCCCCTGCAAACGCTTTATTTGCTGGGCGCGTTCGCGGAGGTGAAGCAGGAAGACTGGTTCACGAAGCTGGTCAATTCCGCGGTACGAGTCAAGAATATCCTGGCGAAGGCGGAGGGAGTCTCGAGTTCCGTGGATCCTTCGCTTTGCGTCAAGGCTGCCGAAAAAGACCTTTATGCGGCCGTGAACGAGGCGGAGAAACCCGTGGAAGCCGCCCTGCGGAAAAACGACTGGAACGGGCTGATGAATGTCCTGGCTCAGCTTTCCCCGGCCGTTTCGGCCTTCTTCGACGACGTGATGGTCATGGACGAGGACGCGGCCGTTCGCGCCAATCGTCTCGCGCTGTTGTCCCATTGTCAAAATCTCTTTATGCGCGTCGGAGATCTCAGCAAAGTCAAATAGACTGAAAGGCATTTTATGACATTACGCGTTTCCATTGTTTCCGATTCGACAGGAGAGACTGCCGAAAGCATGCTCCACGCGGCGCTGGCCCAATTCGACGGCCTCGACGTGACGATCGAGCGCCACCGGTCGGTTCGCGAAGTCGCTCAAGTCCACGAGATCGCCGGCGATTTTTATCAGCGCGGCGGCCACTTGATCGTCAGCACTTTGGTCAAAGCCGACGTGTTGGCGGCGTTGGTTGCCGACACGAAAAAGTACAACTTGGGCTATGTGTCCATGATGGGGCCCCTGGTCGAAGAGATCTGTCGCCTCACGGGACGGCAGCCCATGCAGCGTCCGGGAGTGAACCGCCGCGTCGACGGCGATTACCTGCGTCGCGTCAAGGCCATCGAATTTACGCTCCGTTGCGACGATGGACAATCCCCCGAGCTGATGACCGCCGCTGACATCGTTTTGTTCGGCGTGTCTCGTGCCGGAAAAACGCCTCTCTCGATCTGGCTTGCTCTGAAAGGATACGCCGTCTCGAACGTTCCTTTGCTGCCCGGCATCGCTCCCGATTCCCGCATCTGGAATGTGGACGTGGAAAAGAGGGTCGGGCTCCTGATCTCGGCTGAGCGCTTAAGAGAGATCCGCTGCGAACGGATCGTCGCCATGGGGCTCGATCCGCAGCGAGCGGCATATGCCGATATCGGCAAGATCAGGGCGGAACTGGACGACGCCCGTTCTTTGATGGAAAAGCTTCGGTGCCGCATTTACGACAGCACGGATCATTCCTATGAAGAGCTGGCGCGCAATATCCTCGAAGACTTGAAGATGCTGTAAATTCTCGAAGAGCGCAAAAAAGCAGACGTCTGAGATGTTCAGACGTC
The sequence above is drawn from the Pyramidobacter piscolens W5455 genome and encodes:
- a CDS encoding pyruvate, water dikinase regulatory protein, with amino-acid sequence MTLRVSIVSDSTGETAESMLHAALAQFDGLDVTIERHRSVREVAQVHEIAGDFYQRGGHLIVSTLVKADVLAALVADTKKYNLGYVSMMGPLVEEICRLTGRQPMQRPGVNRRVDGDYLRRVKAIEFTLRCDDGQSPELMTAADIVLFGVSRAGKTPLSIWLALKGYAVSNVPLLPGIAPDSRIWNVDVEKRVGLLISAERLREIRCERIVAMGLDPQRAAYADIGKIRAELDDARSLMEKLRCRIYDSTDHSYEELARNILEDLKML